From Acidobacteriota bacterium:
AGTCCGTAAGCGATGTTGTCATAAATGGACTTGGGAAAAGGGTTCGGCTTCTGAAAGACCATACCCACCCGCCGGCGAAGTTCGACGACATCGGTTTTCGGTGACCGGATGTCCTCACCGTCGAGAAGGATGCGCCCCTCGACCCGTGTTGCGGCGATGACGTCGTTCATACGGTTCAAGGTGCGGATGAATGTCGATTTTCCGCATCCCGAGGGACCGATGATGGCCGTGACCCGGTTTTCGGGGCAGACGACACTGACGCTCTTCAGCGCCCGGTTCGATCCGTAATAGAAATTGAGATCCTGGGTTTCGATCTTGGCGGATGTGTCCATCAACGTCTCCATTTTCTTCTCAACCTGTAGCGGATAATGATCGCCGTCATGTTCAGACCCCACACAAGAGCGATCAGAACGAGTGCCGTTCCATAGGCAATGGGCCGGACCTGTTGGATGGCATGATGCTGGGTGGACATGATATAGAGGTGGTACGGCAGGGCCATAAATTGGTCGCTCAGGGAACGCGGCAGGATGGGAAGGAAAAAGGCCGCGCCCGTAAACAGGATCGGGGCCGTCTCCCCCGCCGCCCGGGCCAACCCGAGCACGGTTCCCGTCAACATGCCGGGGACGGCATAGGGCAGCACATTGGTCCGAATGGCCTGCCACTTCGTCGCACCCAGGGCCAGCGCGCCCTCCCGGTAGGAATTCGGAATCGTTTTCAGAGCTTCCTCGCTGGCCGTGATCGTCCACGGCAGGGTCATGAGTCCCAATGTCAATCCGGCCGAAAGAATCGAGGTTCCGAACCGGAGCATGTTGACGAACAGGATCACGCCGAAGAGACCGTAGACAATCGACGGAACGCCCGAAAGATTTCGGATGGACAGCCGGATGAGCCGCGTCAAACGCGTCTGGCTGGCGTATTCGTTCAGATATATGGCGGCAAACATGCCGAGAGGAATGGCCAGAACAGCTGTCATGACGGTCACGAAAAACGTCCCCATGATGGCCGGGAAAATTCCGCCTTCCGTCATGCCGCGGCGGGGCGCCTGGGACAGGAACTCCCAGCTGATGACGCTTCCGCCTTTGCTGACGATGTCGTAGAGAAAGACAAACAAGATGGCCAGAACCATATAAAGGCAGATCCGAAGGAGCATGAACCCGGCGAATTGGGCAATCTTACGGAAGATCGTCATTGCTCGCGCTCCTGATACTTGTTGAGAATGACGTCGGCCGCAAGATTGACGGCAAAGGTCATGATAAACAGAACCAGTCCGACGGCAAAAAGAGAATAATAATGCGTGGTGAAATAGGGAACCTCGCCGAGTTCAATGGCGATATTGGCCGTCATGGTTCGGACGGACTGGAGAAGGCCCGTCGGAAACGCCCGGGCGTTTCCTGTGGCCATGAGAACGGTCATGGTCTCGCCGATGGCCCGCCCCATGCCCAGCATACAGGCGGCCATAATCCCCGAAAGGGCGGCCGGGATTTTGACCCGCAGAAGCGTCTGCCACCGCGTCGCCCCCAGGGCCAGGGAGGCTTCACTGTAAGCGGCGGGGACGGCGTTCAGCGAATCTTCCGAGATGCTGATGATGGTCGGCAAGGCCATGATGGCCAGAAGCACGCTGCCGTTCAGGGCGTTCAAGCCGTGGCTTGTCCCGAAAAGCGACGCGAGAACCGGGCTGAACAATACGATGCCGAGAAATCCAACGACGACGGACGGGATCCCGGCCAGGATTTCGACAATGGGTTTGATGATTTCCCGGACGCGCCAATGGGCCACGTCGGAGAGGTAGGCGGCCACGCCGACCCCGATGGGAACGGCCAGGAGCAGGGCGCCGAAGGTGACAAGGAGCGTGCTGACGATCTGGGAAAGGATGCCGTATTCCACCTTCTCGGGAGAAGTCGGATCCCAGTTTTTCTTGAACAGAAACTCGTCGATCGGAATCTCGCGGAATGCCGGCACGGCCGTGTAGAGGAGGATGCCGAAGATACCCAGAAGGGCGATGACGGCCAGAACGCCGTTTGCGAAAAAGAAAGCCCTGATCGCCGATTCCCGGAGATTTCTGAGGATTCTCGGATTCAATGGATCTTACTTGAGGTTCTTGTCGTTCTGGGCTTTATGGCCCGATCCGATCGTGAAGAAGCCTTCCTTCTCGACGATCTTCTGGCCTTCGGGGCCGGTCACGAACTGGAGGAACTTGGCCACATCGGGCGAGGGTTTTCCGGCGGTCGACTGATAGAGGGGGCGGGCGATCGGGTAATCGCCGCTGTCGACGGCCTTCTTGTCCAGGGGCGAGAAGGCGGGCGCGCCCTTTTCCTTGTTGATTTCGACGATTTTCAGGTCGCTTCGGACTTTGCCGGAGGCGTCGAAGAGATAGCCGACGCCGACATAACCGATTCCGGCCTCATCCTTGATGACGCCTTCGATGATCTGGGCGTTGCCGTTCATCTCCTTCATTTCCGAGGAGTAGTTCTTGTTGCCGAGAACGAATTCCTGCATGAAGACATAGGTCCCGGAGTTGGACTGGCGGCCGTAGAGGGAGATGGCTTTATCCGGTCCGCCGACATCTTTCCAGTTCTTGATGTCGCCGCGATAGATGGCGCCGACGTCGGCCATGGTCAGGGTCTTCACGGGATTTTTCGAGTTGACGATGACGCTCAGGCCGTCAACCGCGATGATGAATTCGCGGGGTGTGATATTCTGCGCCGCCATCTGTTCATATTCGCTCTTTTTGATTTCGCGGGAATGGTTGGCCACATCGCAGGTCTTATTGATCAGGCCGACGATCCCCGTGCCCGAACCTCCGCCGAGAACGGCGATCGGGATGTTGGGGTTCTTGGCCATGAATTCCTCGGCCATGATCTGGACCAGGTTGACCATGGTGTCCGAACCTTTGATCTGGATCATCTTGGATCTCTGGGCAGCCGTGACGGACGTGACGGCGGCGCCGGCGATAAGGGCCACAATGACAAGTCCGACACCCAATACTTTTCCGATACGCATGTTTCTGTCTCCTTTTGTTATTTCATCGCCCGCCCTCAGGCGGCGCCTTGTTCCCGAGCGTATTCTTCGGGGGAGGCGGCGATGGTTCGTGCCAAGAATATGCGGCCCGGGTTAAGAATTGATTAAGAGGCGATCAATATTTTTTAACCTGTCTGTTTTTCCACTTGACGAAGATCCCGCAAGATGCGTAAATACTCCCGGAGGCGCCTATGACGACCAAAATCGCCGCGGCTTTGTTGCTCACGACTCTTATTCTCGCTCCGGCCGTTCACGCGGATGACCGGACTCCCTATTCCCTCGGCATCCGCCTGGGATTTTTCGGGCCGAGTTCGACGACTCTCAATCAGGAATGGATGAAGGCGCGAAACGCGGACATGACGATTCTGGGACGGACGTTCACAGCCCTGAACTACGCCGTTTCTCAAGACAACCTGTTGCCGATCACCGACAACACGACCTTCGGGGGCGAATTCGAATATCGATTCGGCAACCGGATGTCGCTCGTCATCGGAGCGGAATATGTCCGATTCAAGCGCACGGGTTCCGTCAAGGCCTACAGCATCGTGGACGGAACTCCGGTCAGTGCCGAATTTCTCATCGCCTCCCGAGTTTCCGCCCTGCCTCTGACGGCCGGCGTCAAGAAAACTTTCACGGTAATCGGAGTCGACGCCTACATCGGCGCCGGCGCAGGCTATTATCTCAGCCGTTTGTCGGTCGAGAGCGACCTGAAATTCGAGGGTGCGATTATCGGCATCCCCTATCGCGAACTCACCAAGGGCGCCGGTGGCGCTTTCGCGCCGCATATCACCCTGGGCATCGATTTTCCGGTGGCGGATACGGCAATCCTGTCGGCGGAAGTCCGCATCCCTTTCGGCACCGTCAATTCCTACAAAATCAGGGAACGGGAGGCCGTCACCTTCGCCGAAGGCACGGGTGATACGATGACTTTCATCGACCGGCAGGGTCAGTCCAGGCCTTTCAAATGGGAACTGACCGGCATCCATGCCGGTCTCGTTCTCAAGTGGATGTTCTGAAGCGGAAAGCCTTCAGAATTTCCAAAACCTTGCCGATCGGAAGCGCCTCGGCCCGGTTCCCGTCGCGGCCGGTCATGGTTTCGGCCATGAACAGCGAATTGTAAATCGCCTCTTCGACGGCCTCCTCCGCGGCCCGGAACAGGACGGTCATCATGTCGTTGGCGACAAGATCCGGCGTTTTGATAAACGGCGAATCCGGGCGATGCGGGATGATGCGGGACGTGCTGAAGGCGACGGCATAGTCCCCCGATCCGTTGCTCATCACGGTTGTCGTTCGCCCCATTCCGATAAAGGCACGCCGGGCCAGTCTCTCCAGATTACGTTCCGAAAGGGGGGCGTCCGTGGCGATGACGATCATGCAGGATCCGCCGCGACCGGCTTCGCCGTCGTCTTCATTGGGGCTCAAACCCGGAACGGGAGCCGGATGACCGCCGCCGTCCCTGAGGATGCGGCCCACGGGCACGCCCTGCATGACGAGTTCGCTCCCGAAATTGCTCTGCACGAGAACGCCGACGGTATAGCGGCGGCCCGACCATTCTTCGGTCAGACGCGAGGATGTGCCGATTCCGCCCTTGAAACCCAGGGCCCGGGTTCCGGTTCCCGCTCCAACGGCGCCCTCGGCAACCGGCCCTTCCCGGGCCGTCTCGATCGCCGCCTGCACATCGGAGGGACGGACATGAAGCCCCCGGATATCGTTCAGGGAACCGTCGTTCGTCTCTCCGACTACGATGTTGACCGAACGGACATCTTCGTTCCCCGATTGTTCCAGGGCGTGGCGCACGGCGCCCTCCATGGCCGCCCCGACACTCAGGGTATTGGTCAAAATGACGGGGCTTTCGATGTTCCCGAGTTCCCGCACCTGGGTGAAACCGGCCAACTTGCCGAAACCGTTGAAGACCTCGATGGCCGCGGCCACCTTGTCCTGAAAGAGATTTCCTCCATGGGGCAATACCGCCGTGACGCCCGTGCGGACATCATCGCCGCGCATTATTGTGACATGGCCGACACGGACACCCGACACATCGGTGATGGCATTAAGCGGCCCGGGGGTCATAACCCCGGTCGGAAAGCCCAGATCCCGAGGCCGCCGGCGGACCTCCTCTTTTCCGAAACAAACAAGGGCCGCCACGAAAAACAGGAGTCCGGCGACTGCAACAACACCGGTCCCGTCTGCAAAATGCCATGTTTTATCCGGCATGATTCTCTCCTTCATGATCTTTTCGGGCGAAAATCATATCCATTTTGCGAAATCAATTCGGTCAGCGCGGAAGCACGGCGGCGATCAACATGCGGAGGACGGCGTCATATTCGCGGAAACTGACGGATCGCGGCCTTTTCCCGTCGCCCGACGGCGAAGGCTCTCCGGGATCGGTCTTGTGAACGACGACCATGTCGAATTTCGGAAGCACCGTGATGTACTGGCCGTAAGCGCCCATTCCCGTGTAGGCCCCCTCGAAAGGGCCGTCGGAGTTGGGGGCATCCCAAATCCACCACATGTATCCATAAGCCCAGCGGTTGCCCCCGCCGAGAGATCGTCTCATCGGCGGATTCATTTCGTGAAGAGGCGTGACCAGGCTCGTGATCCGCGCGACCCATTCTCTGGATACAACCTGCCGGCCGTCCCACTCGCCGCGGCGGAGCATCAAGAGACCCAAACGGGCCATGTCCCGTGTCGAAAGCCGGATGTGGTAGGCCTGGTGTTTCGAACGCTTCACGTCTCCGGATTTGCTCTGCCGGGCCGGATCGTAATCCTGCATCCCGATCGGTTCGGCCAGATCTTCGGCCAGGGCGGCATAAATATCCTTCCCGGTCAACATTTCGAAAACCGCCCCGGCGGCGTTGAAATCCCAGTTGTTGTAGAGGTAGTAACCTCCCGGTCTCTGTGATCCTCTTGGAGGGGCGGCATAGGTATCGTCTCCCGGATTCGAAGCGGGATGATAGACCCCCGACCGGGCCGTGATGAGGTGCCCGATCGTGGCTTCAAGCTCCGACGCGAACAGCCCTTCGACATCGTTGAACCCGATATCCTTGAGCGTGCGGTTCAGGGGAATAACGCCGGTTTCGACATAATTCCCGTAAAGGACGGCCAGGACGCTTTTTCGCACAGAGGCCAAATAGCTGAGACGGGACAGGTCTCCGTATTCGAAAATCAGGCGTCCGCCGACGATCACGGCCATGGCCGATGTGTCCATGGCCTGAAGCCAGCCTCGAAGGGCGGCCAGTTTGACCCCGGAAAAGCCCGCGGATTCCGGATCCTCGACGCGCGACCATTCGGCTCCGGGAAAGACCAAGCTCTCACGTTCAAAACGTGAAACGTCCTGGATCGACGGGGCCCCGGCAGCCGGTAAGGCCAGGGCAACGGCCAGAAATAAAACCGGCAGGGAGAAATTTTTCCTGGAAATCATCATGATCCGACTCCTTCCCGGGAACCATAAATGACGGGAGAATAGTTGTCAAGACGCCGGCGGCTCGGGTGTTTTATGCCCCCGCGACGGTTTCCTGGACGCAAATCCGATTCAGACCCGATTCCCGGGCTTTCTGAAGACGGCTTTCGGCCATCTTCAGGGTGTCTTCAAGAGAGGTTGCGTCCTGGGGGCATGTGGCGATTCCCATGCAGATGCTGATATCGTCGATCAGCAGGGCGATGCCGGGCGAATAGGTGTGTTTTCGAAGCGTTTGGAAAATCCTCTTGGCTACATGAACGGCGCCCAGCCTGTCGGCATAGGGAAGCACAATGAGGAACTCGTCGTTGTTCATGCGCGCGGCCACATCGATTTCCCGAATGCTGATCCGGATGATCTCGGCGATTTCACGAAGAACCAAGTCGCCCATCCAGGGCCCGAATTTGGCGTTGACGGCCTTGAATCTGTCCACATCGATCTTCATCAGGCTGATGGAATAGCCGTGCCGGGAGGCCCGTTTCATTTCGAGATCCATGGTTTTCTTTATGTATCCGCTGTTGAAAAGACCCGTCAAGGCGTCGAAAATCGAGGCGTTCACTTCGGCCGCCGTTTGAAAAACACGAGCGGGGGGCGGAGGCTCATGATATCCATTGGGCTTGATGAATTTCTTGACCTCTTCCAGGAACGACCGGGAGAGAATCGGCTTGGAGATGATGCCGTTGATTCCGGATTTTAAAACCCGTTCGGAGTCCGGCAAGTCCGCTTTGGCCGCATAGGCCAGGATCGGGATCTTTTCGAACGCCGGCTCTTTCCGGATCGTCTGAACCGCGGCGCAAATATCCATCGTCTTGAGATCCCGATCGATCAGCACGATATCCGGTTTATGGAGACGGAGAATCTTGAGTCCGCTTTCGAAATCCCGGGCTTCCAGAAGCTGAATTTTTTCGAATTGAAAAACCGTTTTGATGCACATCAGGTTCAGCTCATTGTCGATGATGGCCAGGGCCACTTTGTACTTGGGCACCATCATCGGGCCCTCCGGAGCATATCGACACTCCAAAGACGAATGCGCCTACCGTGATATGACATGGTTCCCTATGGT
This genomic window contains:
- the pstA gene encoding phosphate ABC transporter permease PstA, whose translation is MTIFRKIAQFAGFMLLRICLYMVLAILFVFLYDIVSKGGSVISWEFLSQAPRRGMTEGGIFPAIMGTFFVTVMTAVLAIPLGMFAAIYLNEYASQTRLTRLIRLSIRNLSGVPSIVYGLFGVILFVNMLRFGTSILSAGLTLGLMTLPWTITASEEALKTIPNSYREGALALGATKWQAIRTNVLPYAVPGMLTGTVLGLARAAGETAPILFTGAAFFLPILPRSLSDQFMALPYHLYIMSTQHHAIQQVRPIAYGTALVLIALVWGLNMTAIIIRYRLRRKWRR
- the pstC gene encoding phosphate ABC transporter permease subunit PstC, which encodes MNPRILRNLRESAIRAFFFANGVLAVIALLGIFGILLYTAVPAFREIPIDEFLFKKNWDPTSPEKVEYGILSQIVSTLLVTFGALLLAVPIGVGVAAYLSDVAHWRVREIIKPIVEILAGIPSVVVGFLGIVLFSPVLASLFGTSHGLNALNGSVLLAIMALPTIISISEDSLNAVPAAYSEASLALGATRWQTLLRVKIPAALSGIMAACMLGMGRAIGETMTVLMATGNARAFPTGLLQSVRTMTANIAIELGEVPYFTTHYYSLFAVGLVLFIMTFAVNLAADVILNKYQEREQ
- a CDS encoding PstS family phosphate ABC transporter substrate-binding protein, with product MRIGKVLGVGLVIVALIAGAAVTSVTAAQRSKMIQIKGSDTMVNLVQIMAEEFMAKNPNIPIAVLGGGSGTGIVGLINKTCDVANHSREIKKSEYEQMAAQNITPREFIIAVDGLSVIVNSKNPVKTLTMADVGAIYRGDIKNWKDVGGPDKAISLYGRQSNSGTYVFMQEFVLGNKNYSSEMKEMNGNAQIIEGVIKDEAGIGYVGVGYLFDASGKVRSDLKIVEINKEKGAPAFSPLDKKAVDSGDYPIARPLYQSTAGKPSPDVAKFLQFVTGPEGQKIVEKEGFFTIGSGHKAQNDKNLK
- a CDS encoding P1 family peptidase encodes the protein MPDKTWHFADGTGVVAVAGLLFFVAALVCFGKEEVRRRPRDLGFPTGVMTPGPLNAITDVSGVRVGHVTIMRGDDVRTGVTAVLPHGGNLFQDKVAAAIEVFNGFGKLAGFTQVRELGNIESPVILTNTLSVGAAMEGAVRHALEQSGNEDVRSVNIVVGETNDGSLNDIRGLHVRPSDVQAAIETAREGPVAEGAVGAGTGTRALGFKGGIGTSSRLTEEWSGRRYTVGVLVQSNFGSELVMQGVPVGRILRDGGGHPAPVPGLSPNEDDGEAGRGGSCMIVIATDAPLSERNLERLARRAFIGMGRTTTVMSNGSGDYAVAFSTSRIIPHRPDSPFIKTPDLVANDMMTVLFRAAEEAVEEAIYNSLFMAETMTGRDGNRAEALPIGKVLEILKAFRFRTST
- a CDS encoding serine hydrolase, whose amino-acid sequence is MMISRKNFSLPVLFLAVALALPAAGAPSIQDVSRFERESLVFPGAEWSRVEDPESAGFSGVKLAALRGWLQAMDTSAMAVIVGGRLIFEYGDLSRLSYLASVRKSVLAVLYGNYVETGVIPLNRTLKDIGFNDVEGLFASELEATIGHLITARSGVYHPASNPGDDTYAAPPRGSQRPGGYYLYNNWDFNAAGAVFEMLTGKDIYAALAEDLAEPIGMQDYDPARQSKSGDVKRSKHQAYHIRLSTRDMARLGLLMLRRGEWDGRQVVSREWVARITSLVTPLHEMNPPMRRSLGGGNRWAYGYMWWIWDAPNSDGPFEGAYTGMGAYGQYITVLPKFDMVVVHKTDPGEPSPSGDGKRPRSVSFREYDAVLRMLIAAVLPR
- a CDS encoding diguanylate cyclase, with protein sequence MMVPKYKVALAIIDNELNLMCIKTVFQFEKIQLLEARDFESGLKILRLHKPDIVLIDRDLKTMDICAAVQTIRKEPAFEKIPILAYAAKADLPDSERVLKSGINGIISKPILSRSFLEEVKKFIKPNGYHEPPPPARVFQTAAEVNASIFDALTGLFNSGYIKKTMDLEMKRASRHGYSISLMKIDVDRFKAVNAKFGPWMGDLVLREIAEIIRISIREIDVAARMNNDEFLIVLPYADRLGAVHVAKRIFQTLRKHTYSPGIALLIDDISICMGIATCPQDATSLEDTLKMAESRLQKARESGLNRICVQETVAGA